The Haloferax volcanii DS2 DNA segment CCTCCACCACTACACGGCTCCGAGTAAGGGTGACGCTTCGCCGCGGACGTATATACTACCCTGATGTATCAGGGACCAAGTATAGATGACTGGCGAGGAAACGATGATTCGCCCACACTCTCGACGACAGTCGTCGTTCGAGTGGGGTGCCTCTGACACAGTTGGGCCTTGCCCGGGCCCACTTTCGGTACCAAGTCCCGGGGCGAGTGATTCGGGTGTACGCCGCCGGAATCGCGTCCGTCGATGGCGACGTTTCTCGCGGAACGCATCGTTCGAAAATTGACCGTCTCGACCGGGTGGCGTTGTTTTCGTAGCCACGAGTCGGCGACTCGTCCCCGTTTACACCTCGACGTGCTCGCGATCGATACCGAGGAACGACTCGGCGGTCTCGACCCAGTCGGCGAGCGTTCGAGTCCCATCGTCTCGCTCGTGCGGATAGACGGCCTCGATTTCGTCGTCGCGGAAGACGATGCCCAGCGTCGGCGGAAGGACGACCGCGTCGTGTTCGGGACCCATCCGGCCCGACCCGACCGTCGCCCGCTCGTCGAGCGTCGGGAGCGCGACCCCTTCCGTTCGCGCCCACAACCGACACTCGGCGAGTCGCTCGCGGACGACCGCGTCTCGTTTCGTCGGCGCGGTATCGGACTCGACATCCACCTCGCGGCCCCACGTCCGGACGCACACGTCGTCGACGAGTCCCTCGTCCGCGAGCCGTTCGAGTCGGACCACCAGCGTCTGGTGTTCCTCGCCGAGGCCGTCCCGAATCGGACGAATCCACAGTTCTACCCTCCGTTGTTGGTCGGTCTGCATGCTCCTCACCACCCAGATTACGGTACGCTCTCTCCGGAGATAATACGCTCTCTCCGGACATAAGGCGGGCTCTTCCTTCCCGGTAGCCGGGAATCGAGACGGTGGTGGCGGGGCTGCGGTCGGCTGTGAGGTGACGAGAGGCCGAACCCCGGGCGACCGGGTTCGGTTTTATTCGCTCGGCGCGCGTCTGTGCGGGTATGTTTGACCACATTCTCGTCCCCACCGACGGCAGCGACCACGCGGTCCGCGCCGCCGACTACGCGGTCGACCTCGCGGCGACCTACGGGGCCGCGCTCCACGTCCTCTACGTCGTCGACGTTCGGACCGGCCACGCGGACGCGCCCGTCGACGACGACGATTCGCAGACGCGCGGGGAGACGGCGGTCGGTGTCGTTGCCGACCGCGCGGCCGACCGCGACGTGCCCGTCGAGACGGAGATTCGGGTCGGTCTGCCCCACGAGACCATCATCGACTACGGCGACGAGCGCGACATCGACCTCGTGGTGATGGGCACCCACGGGACGAGCGGGCTGGAGCGATACCTGCTCGGAAGCGTCGCGGAGCGGGTCGTCAGGCTCTCTGACGTTCCGGTGCTGTGCGTGCCGCCGGCTGACGACGACGAGTGACGGACGCGGGGGATGGCCGACTGGTAAGCGAGCCGCCGCGAACTCAGCGGACGACCAGTACGCTCGTCGGCGCGCGCGAGGCGACCAATTCGGCGACGCTCCCGAACAGCAGGTCCGTCTCGCCGGTGCGGCCGTGGCCGCCGAGGTAGACGGCGTCGACGCCCTCCCGGCGCGCGAAGTCGACGATGGTCCGCGCGGGGTTTCCGCGGAGGGTCTCGGTCCGGAGTTCTATCCCGCTTCCGTCCGCCAGCGCCGCGAGTTCGTCGAAGATGTCGTCCGCGAGTTCGTCCGCCCGCTCGTACCACTCCTCCGAGCCGTGGAGTGGTTCCGTGCTGATGTCCGCGTCGAGCGGCGCGCTATAGCCGGGGTCCGACGGGTCGATAACGTGCAGGGCGACGACCGTCGAATCGGCGTGCGCGAGGGCCTGTTCGAACGCGCGCTTCGACAGCGGCGAGCCGTCGACGGCGACGAGAATCGTATTCATCACGATTATTCCTACGCCATCTCGACACAAAAACGCTCCCGCGCCGGGTTTTTCTCCGCGGCGTGCGAGGTGCAACCCGTGCTATCCGTCCCCGAACTGTTCGAGTCGCCGCGCGACCGATGGCGGACGCTCGCGCTCGCCGTCGTCGTCGTCGCCCTCCTCGCCCTCGTCGGCACGACGCTCGTCGACCGCTTTCCGTTTCTCGCCAATCCGACGGCGCTACGGGCGTGGCTCCTCGAATTCGGGACGCTCGCCCCGCTCGCGTTCGTCGGCGTGCAAATCGCGCAGGTGCTCGTCGCGCCCATCCCCGGACAGGCGCTCGGCTTCGCCAGCGGCTACCTGTTCGGCGCGCTCTGGGGGACGGTTTACAGCATGGTCGGCATCGTCCTCGGCACGGCGCTCGCCGTCGGAATCGCGCGGTCTCTCGGTCGCCCGTACGTCGAACGCGTCGTCACCGCCGACGCGCTCTCGGTGTTCGACGACGCGATGGAGACCCACGGGCTGGCCGTCCTCTTTCTCGTCTTCCTCGTTCCCGGCCTCCCCGACGACGCCATCTGCTTCGCCGCCGGCCTCACCGACATCCCGGTCCGCAGGGTCGTCCTCGTCGCGGCGGTGGGCCGGCTCCCCGGCTTCCTGCTCGTGAACCTCGCGGGCGCGGCCGCCGCCGACGGCAACGCCGAACTCACCGCGGTGTTCGTCGGCGCGTTGCTCGCCGCGTCGGTCCTCGGCTATCTCTACCGCGACCGACTCATGGGCGCGCTCGGGTCGCTCACGGAGCGAACAGCCGGTCGTTGAGCCACACCAGACACAGGTTCGCGACGAGGAACGGGACGAACGCGCCCGCGACCCAGCCCCACTCCGTGAGGCCGAGCGGGACGACGCCGAAGAGGTCCGCGACCGGCGTGTAGAGCAACACGAGGTGGAGCGCGAGCGACAGCCCGACCGCGCCGAGGAGCCACGGGTTCGAGAGCGGCGACAGCCGGTAGCGGAGCCGCACCGACTGCGTGCGGACCAACTCGGCGGTGACGAGGAACGTAAACAGCACCGTCTGGGCGACGACGAGGTCGTCGGACCGAGAGAGCGCGTAGAAGAACACGCCCAGTCCGGCCGCGGTGAGCGCGACGCCGATGCCGAGAATCGAAGCGACGGTCCGGCGGTCGAGGACGCCCTCGTCGCGTGGGCGCGGCGGCCTGCGCATCACGTCGTCCGACTTGGGGTCCGCGCCGAGCGCGAGCGCGGGGAAGCCGTCGGTGACGAGGTTGAGCCACAGGAGCGCGACGGGCGTGATGACGAGCGCCGACTCGGACGCGAACACCTCGGGGAACAGCGCCGCGCCGAGGAGCGTCCCGAGGAAGACGACGAACACCTCGCCGGCGTTGGCCGACAGCAGGTAGTTGACGAACTTGCGGATGTTGTCGAAGATGCCGCGGCCCTCCGCGATGGCGTCGCGGATAGTGACGAAGTTGTCGTCGCGGAGCACCACGTCCGACGCGCCCTGTGCGACCTGCGTCCCGCGGTCGCCCATGGCGATGCCCACGTCGGCGTTGCCGAGCGCCGGCGCGTCGTTGACGCCGTCGCCGGTCATCGCCACCGTGTAGCCCGCGTCCTGAAGCGCCCGGAGGATGCGGACCTTGTGCTCGGGCGCGACGCGGGCGAACACGTTCGTCTCCTCGACGACTCGCCCGAGTTCCTCGTCGTCCATGGCGGCCACCTCGGTCCCGGTGACGACCGAGTCGGCGTCGATGCCGACCTCGCGGGCGATGGCGCGAGCGGTCCGCGGTGTGTCGCCGGTCGCCATCGTCACCTGCACGCCGGCGTCGCGGCAGTCGGTGACCGCCTCGGCGACGCCCTCGCGCGCCGGGTCGGTCATGCCCTGGAGTCCGAGGAGGACGAGCCCCGATTCGAGCGTCTCGTCGTCGGCGTCGGAGTCGACCGCGGGCGCGTAGGCGAACCCGAGCACGCGGAGCGCGTCGTCAGCGAAGGCGGCCACGGTCGCCTCGACGCGCTCGCGGCGCTCGTCGGTGAACGCCTCGATTTCCCCGTCGACGAGGACGCGGTCGCACCGCGCGACGATTTCCTCGGGCGCGCCCTTCACGAGCGCGACGGGGCCGTCGCCGGGGGCGTCGAAGTCGTCCACGACGACCGACATGCGCTTTCGCTCGGAGGTGAAGGGGACTTCGCGGAGCCTGTCGTCGGGGTCGCGCGAGCCGTCGAGGCCCGCGTCGGCGGCGGCGGTCACGAGCGCGACTTCGGTGGGGTCCCCGCGGTGGTCGCCGCCGTCGAGTTCCTTGGTGTCGTTGCAGCGGGCACCGCAGGACAGGAGCGCCGCGAGCGCCGGGTCCGGGTCCGGTTCGGAGTTGGGGTCCGAGACCGACGCGTCGCCGTGCTCGGCCGCGGCCGACACGCCGCCGTTTTCGGACACGGGCGGAGAGACAGCCGACGCCGCCCCGCCGTCCAGTTCGACCGTCCGGTCGTCGGGGAGCCACGCGCGAGTGACGGTCATGCGGTTTTCGGTCAGCGTCCCCGTCTTGTCGGTGACGATGTAGTCGACCGCGCCGAGGCTCTCGACGACCGCGAGGTTGCGGACGAGCGCGTTGCGCTCCATGAGCGTCCGCGACCCGAGCGCGAGGGTGAGCGTGACGACCGCCGGGAGGCCCTCGGGGACGGCCGCAACGGCGAGCGTGACGGCGACGAGGAGGACGACCACCGGGTCGGTCGCGGTGAGGAACAGCTGGACCGCCGCGATGAGCAGGATGAGCGCGACGATGCCGACGCCGATGCGGCGGCCGAGGCGGTCGACCTCGATTTCGAACGGCGTCTCGCGCTGGCGGGCCTGCCCGAGTTGGTCTGCGATGCCCCCGAGTTCGGTGTCCATCGCGGTGGCGACGACGACGGCCTCGGCGCGACCCCTGACCACGGTGGTTCCGGCGTGGAGGACGCTTCTCCGGTCGGCCAGCGCCGCGTCGGATTCGACCGGGTCGACCACCTTGTCCACCGGGACGCTCTCGCCGGTCAGCGTCGACTCGTCGGCGCGGCAGTCGGCCGCGGTGAGGATGCGGGCGTCGGCGGGGACGGCGTCGCCCGCTTCGAGGACGACCACGTCGCCCGGCACGACCTCGGTCGCGGGGACCGCCCGAATCGACCCCCCACGACGGACCGTCGCGTCCGGCGTCGCCATCTCCCGGAGCGCCGCGAGCGCCTGTTCGGCGCGGTAGTCCTGCACGAAGCCGAACAGGCCGTTTCCGAAGAGGATGAGCAGGATGAGCGCCGCGTCGGTGTAGCCCGGGTCGCGGCCGGGCAGGAGGCCGACGGCCAGCGAGAGGCCGGCGGCGACGAAAAGCAGGAGGATGAGCGGCCCGGTGAACTGCGAGACGAGGAGCGAAAGCGGCGAGACGCCCTCCTCGTCCGCGAGTTCGTTCGGCCCCTCCTCGTCGAGTCGGCGGGCCGCGTCGTCGTCGTCGAGGCCGTCTCGGCTCGCCCTAAGTCGCTCCAGCGCCGCCTCGCCTTCGAGCGCGTGCCACGGCACGTCCTCGCGTCCGCTCGCTTCCTCGGCCTCCCGATGCGCGGTTGCCTGCTCGTGCACAGTTCGACCGAACGACACGAGCGGACGTATGTCCACCGGCGATTTTTACCCCGTCGCAGTCGGCGGTACGATGAATACCGTTCGGGTCACACGTTCGACTATGTGTGTGGTGTGTCAGCGTGCCTGAGCGGGTGGCGGCATCGAGCGAGAGCGTTTGTCCGTACTGCGGCGTCGGCTGCGGCATCCGTTACGACGCCGACCGCGGGAGCGCCGTCGGGTGGAACGGGCCGGTCAACACGCGGGGCGAACTCTGTCCCAAGGGGGCCGCGGCGTGGGACGTGGTTGACCACGACGAGCGCCTGACCACCCCGCTGGTGCGAGTGAACGGCCGGCTCGTCGAGGCGACGTGGGACGAGGCGTTCGACCGCATCGAACGCGAGTTCTCCCGCGTCGCCGCGGACCACGGCCCCGACTCGACGTTTTTCTTCTCGTCGTCGAACTGCACGAACGAGGAGAACTACCTGCTCCAGAAGACGGCGCGGGCGCTCGGGACGAACAACGTCGACAACTGCGCGCGGCTCTGTCACGCCTCGACGGTGGCGGCGATGGGCGACCGCTTCGGCGCGGGGGCGATAACGAACTCGCTTTCGGACCTCGGCGAGGCCGACGTGTTCCTCGTGACCGGCGCGAACCCCGCCGAACAGCACCCGGTCATCTTCCGTTCGTACCTGCTGCCGGCGCTCAAGTCGGGGACGACGATGATTCACGTCGACCCCCGCGAGAACCAGACGACGAAGGCGGCGGACATCCACCTCCCGGTGAAGCCGGGGTTCGACATCCCGCTTCTCAACGCGATGGCCGCCGTCGTCGTCGAGGAGGGACTGGTCGACGAGGCGTTCGTCGCCGAGCGCACCACGGGGTTCGAGACGCTCCGCGAACACCTCTCGGGCCTCGATATCGACGCTGAGGCCGAGCGCGCCGGCGTCGACCCCGACGACCTCAGAGCCGCCGCGAGCGCCTACGGCGAGGCCGACCGCGCGGCCGTCTTCACCGGGATGGGGATGAGCCAACACCACTGCGGAACCGACAACGTGCAGGCGCTCATCAACCTCCCGCTTTTGACCGGCAACGTCGGGAAGGCGGGCACCGGCGTCAACCCCCTCCGCGGGCAGAACAACGTGCAGGGCGCGGGCGACGTGGGTGCGCTCCCGAACGTCCTGCCGGGGTATCGTCCCGTCACCGACGACGACGCCCGCGCCGCCGTCGCCGACGTGTGGGGGTTCGAACCCCCCAACCACCCGGGGCTCACGGAGGTCGAAGCGACCCACCGCTTCGGCGACGAGGTGCGGGCGGCCTACGTCTTCGGTGAGAACCCCACCGTGACCGAGCCGAACGCGAACCGCGTCCGCGAGGCGTTCGAATCCCTCGACTTCTGCGTCGTCCACGACGTGTTCCCGACCGAGACGGTCGAATTCGCGGACGTGGTGCTTCCGGGGAGCGTCTGGGCCGAGAAGTCGGGGACGGTGACGAACACCGACCGACAGGTCATCCGCATGAACCGGAACGTCGCGCCGCCCGGCGACGC contains these protein-coding regions:
- the fdhF gene encoding formate dehydrogenase subunit alpha: MAASSESVCPYCGVGCGIRYDADRGSAVGWNGPVNTRGELCPKGAAAWDVVDHDERLTTPLVRVNGRLVEATWDEAFDRIEREFSRVAADHGPDSTFFFSSSNCTNEENYLLQKTARALGTNNVDNCARLCHASTVAAMGDRFGAGAITNSLSDLGEADVFLVTGANPAEQHPVIFRSYLLPALKSGTTMIHVDPRENQTTKAADIHLPVKPGFDIPLLNAMAAVVVEEGLVDEAFVAERTTGFETLREHLSGLDIDAEAERAGVDPDDLRAAASAYGEADRAAVFTGMGMSQHHCGTDNVQALINLPLLTGNVGKAGTGVNPLRGQNNVQGAGDVGALPNVLPGYRPVTDDDARAAVADVWGFEPPNHPGLTEVEATHRFGDEVRAAYVFGENPTVTEPNANRVREAFESLDFCVVHDVFPTETVEFADVVLPGSVWAEKSGTVTNTDRQVIRMNRNVAPPGDARADLDILREFAARVAGLDAPATPEGVFDELRRVTPIYAGMSYDGIGTGSQRWPFPEGATEGTAILHADAFESGLKTAPFRVVEHVDPADPVADDELVLVTGRVLQQFNSGALTRRSGVLMRMRGEDSLQIHPDDAAARGIDDGATVRVENDRGEVAVAAEVTPAVRRGTVFATFHYADPLVNRLTGDALDPTAKIPEYKHSAVRVTVEPEVAADD
- a CDS encoding TVP38/TMEM64 family protein, with translation MLSVPELFESPRDRWRTLALAVVVVALLALVGTTLVDRFPFLANPTALRAWLLEFGTLAPLAFVGVQIAQVLVAPIPGQALGFASGYLFGALWGTVYSMVGIVLGTALAVGIARSLGRPYVERVVTADALSVFDDAMETHGLAVLFLVFLVPGLPDDAICFAAGLTDIPVRRVVLVAAVGRLPGFLLVNLAGAAAADGNAELTAVFVGALLAASVLGYLYRDRLMGALGSLTERTAGR
- a CDS encoding cation-translocating P-type ATPase, which codes for MDIRPLVSFGRTVHEQATAHREAEEASGREDVPWHALEGEAALERLRASRDGLDDDDAARRLDEEGPNELADEEGVSPLSLLVSQFTGPLILLLFVAAGLSLAVGLLPGRDPGYTDAALILLILFGNGLFGFVQDYRAEQALAALREMATPDATVRRGGSIRAVPATEVVPGDVVVLEAGDAVPADARILTAADCRADESTLTGESVPVDKVVDPVESDAALADRRSVLHAGTTVVRGRAEAVVVATAMDTELGGIADQLGQARQRETPFEIEVDRLGRRIGVGIVALILLIAAVQLFLTATDPVVVLLVAVTLAVAAVPEGLPAVVTLTLALGSRTLMERNALVRNLAVVESLGAVDYIVTDKTGTLTENRMTVTRAWLPDDRTVELDGGAASAVSPPVSENGGVSAAAEHGDASVSDPNSEPDPDPALAALLSCGARCNDTKELDGGDHRGDPTEVALVTAAADAGLDGSRDPDDRLREVPFTSERKRMSVVVDDFDAPGDGPVALVKGAPEEIVARCDRVLVDGEIEAFTDERRERVEATVAAFADDALRVLGFAYAPAVDSDADDETLESGLVLLGLQGMTDPAREGVAEAVTDCRDAGVQVTMATGDTPRTARAIAREVGIDADSVVTGTEVAAMDDEELGRVVEETNVFARVAPEHKVRILRALQDAGYTVAMTGDGVNDAPALGNADVGIAMGDRGTQVAQGASDVVLRDDNFVTIRDAIAEGRGIFDNIRKFVNYLLSANAGEVFVVFLGTLLGAALFPEVFASESALVITPVALLWLNLVTDGFPALALGADPKSDDVMRRPPRPRDEGVLDRRTVASILGIGVALTAAGLGVFFYALSRSDDLVVAQTVLFTFLVTAELVRTQSVRLRYRLSPLSNPWLLGAVGLSLALHLVLLYTPVADLFGVVPLGLTEWGWVAGAFVPFLVANLCLVWLNDRLFAP
- a CDS encoding universal stress protein; this translates as MFDHILVPTDGSDHAVRAADYAVDLAATYGAALHVLYVVDVRTGHADAPVDDDDSQTRGETAVGVVADRAADRDVPVETEIRVGLPHETIIDYGDERDIDLVVMGTHGTSGLERYLLGSVAERVVRLSDVPVLCVPPADDDE
- a CDS encoding HTH domain-containing protein, whose amino-acid sequence is MQTDQQRRVELWIRPIRDGLGEEHQTLVVRLERLADEGLVDDVCVRTWGREVDVESDTAPTKRDAVVRERLAECRLWARTEGVALPTLDERATVGSGRMGPEHDAVVLPPTLGIVFRDDEIEAVYPHERDDGTRTLADWVETAESFLGIDREHVEV
- a CDS encoding universal stress protein, giving the protein MNTILVAVDGSPLSKRAFEQALAHADSTVVALHVIDPSDPGYSAPLDADISTEPLHGSEEWYERADELADDIFDELAALADGSGIELRTETLRGNPARTIVDFARREGVDAVYLGGHGRTGETDLLFGSVAELVASRAPTSVLVVR